The proteins below come from a single Eucalyptus grandis isolate ANBG69807.140 chromosome 3, ASM1654582v1, whole genome shotgun sequence genomic window:
- the LOC104438093 gene encoding LOW QUALITY PROTEIN: heat stress transcription factor A-9 (The sequence of the model RefSeq protein was modified relative to this genomic sequence to represent the inferred CDS: inserted 2 bases in 2 codons) produces MALACRFPKPSSKNQVLSWKRQKPFAKSREEIASVAVLDGGDHGEIGSQLPLYLNLTRTDSPRSQSKPRAGELGCCGSLSHSGHLPEVAIGDGKIGAGSCLHSCLTRPEPCSALAVKAAKIKEEVEEEEVPTIADPRDATILLPSCSWQAVADGVAKPMEGLGEVGPTPFLRKTYEMVSDPGTDPLVSWGXEADSFVVWDEQEFSKQVLPRYFKHSNFSSFIRQLNTYGFRKIDPDRWEFANQGFTXGKKHLLKNIKRRCKSSEHRETSSSTVTSDYQKAENEVEFKTLKKDQEALKTKILKLREERENFQHEIEQVTERVHHAECRNQQIFLFLTKAAKRPNFVQHLIQKKRQKRDLETCESSKKSKLLGPDAEATKCLNEAMDHMIQSPNVDCLRISDDLAQMEHWPNRVMPEDFDTIQMHNPWPSMDVEDFRVSLGQTPDQMARASPSDLSSVFHEISEKLLREDVVIGDDADNIEVEDHLTVNDMGINLELEGLIDGLGTRGN; encoded by the exons ATGGCTCTTGCGTGTCGTTTTCCAAAACCCTCTTCCAAGAATCAAGTCTTGAGCTGGAAAAGGCAAAAACCTTTCGCAAAATCAAGGGAAGAAATCGCGTCCGTTGCTGTTCTTGACGGTGGCGACCATGGCGAGATAGGGTCCCAGTTGCCCTTGTACTTGAACCTAACCCGAACCGATTCTCCTCGGTCACAATCAAAGCCCCGTGCAGGCGAGCTAGGATGCTGTGGGTCGCTTTCCCATTCGGGTCACTTGCCAGAAGTAGCCATTGGTGATGGCAAAATTGGAGCTGGGTCGTGCTTGCATTCGTGCCTGACCCGGCCCGAACCCTGTTCAGCTCTGGCCGTGAAGGCGGCGAAGATCAAAGAGGaagtggaagaggaggaggtCCCGACCATTGCTGATCCCAGGGATGCGACCATTTTATTGCCGTCATGCTCGTGGCAGGCAGTAGCGGACGGTGTGGCGAAGCCGATGGAGGGGCTGGGAGAGGTGGGGCCAACGCCGTTCCTGAGGAAGACGTATGAGATGGTGTCGGACCCGGGGACAGACCCGTTGGTGTCGTGGG TTGAGGCGGACAGCTTCGTGGTGTGGGACGAGCAGGAGTTCTCCAAGCAGGTCCTGCCTCGATACTTCAAGCACTCCAACTTCTCCAGCTTCATCAGGCAGCTCAACACTTAC GGTTTTAGGAAGATCGATCCAGATCGATGGGAGTTTGCGAACCAGGGGTTTA AAGGGAAGAAGCACTTGCTGAAGAATATAAAGAGGAGATGCAAATCCAGCGAGCATAGAGAAACATCGAGTAGTACTGTCACCTCTGATTACCAGAAAgctgaaaatgaagtggaattCAAAACGCTTAAGAAGGACCAGGAAGCGTTGAAGACCAAGATCCTTAAACTAAGAGAAGAGCGGGAGAACTTTCAGCATGAGATTGAGCAGGTCACCGAGCGGGTTCACCATGCTGAGTGCAGGAACCAGCAGATATTCCTCTTCCTCACAAAAGCAGCCAAAAGGCCCAACTTTGTCCAGCATTTAATCCAGAAGAAGAGGCAGAAGAGAGATTTAGAGACTTGTGAATCCAGCAAGAAAAGCAAATTGCTTGGTCCCGATGCTGAAGCCACCAAATGCTTGAATGAAGCAATGGATCACATGATTCAAAGCCCAAACGTTGATTGCCTGAGAATCAGTGATGATTTGGCACAGATGGAGCATTGGCCAAATAGGGTCATGCCGGAGGATTTTGACACCATTCAGATGCACAACCCGTGGCCTTCAATGGATGTTGAAGATTTCAGAGTTTCGCTGGGTCAGACGCCCGATCAGATGGCCAGAGCTAGTCCTTCTGATTTGTCTTCGGTATTCCATGAGATATCCGAGAAACTCCTCAGGGAAGACGTGGTTATTGGCGATGACGCAGACAACATAGAAGTAGAAGACCACCTGACAGTGAATGACATGGGAATTAATCTTGAACTCGAGGGTCTGATTGATGGATTGGGTACACGAGGGAACTGA